In Edaphobacter paludis, a single window of DNA contains:
- a CDS encoding carboxypeptidase regulatory-like domain-containing protein — protein sequence MVALTYTLPASAQEYRGTIQGNVTDAQGYVVGGAAVDAKSEQQDYKITSNAKGYFVIPFVQPGTYTVTVKAKGFRTEVRPGLILDVAQKINLNVGLTAGGVSDTVTVSTNPIQLATTDASGGTVMDPEKVQNLPLNGRQVYMLLSLTPGVRFTQNQFGAGGYSGTRGWDTSNSYSISGQPGITNQFMLNGAPISVQGGGPAGTWNISPSIDAVQEFKVMTITFDAQYGRVGGGAMNTILKNGTPHFHGTLFDYWRNSLFDANTYQLNQQQAAKPFHNEHDFGGTVGGPFLKHNAFFFFSYEGYRQVLPAGVVTTVPTADMLPDASGNVNLTNYLAAVNKTAIYDPNTTTCVVPSGNGGCKTYGRTAFPNNTIPASRISPIGLNILKLFPAPNRPGYQNNYVFNGKDRYKYNMPIARVDYNFTDRTRLYGIFAWWAGHEYRNSNGFAGPAIKGNIDNYRSSITQVLDLTHTFSNTLVSDVRASFNRYYTLAPDGALSAGEAKLSAADLGLNMPQLPTTKHDYAPEINIGDGYPGIIGNQGDPTMFESYDLGPSITQTLGRHTLHYGGEFSLYHDVSGGKGQANGNFGFGTGFTQNNPFKGNKDGSAIAETLMGYANGGSVHYGISPYESYKYYGFFVQDDWKVNDKFAINAGLRWDDELSPTERHNRLLAGVCLTCANPISSQITYPAGNTLPNGATMVNPILGAVQFASDKLPAYDEHSAYWQPKLGLSFTPNRFIVFHGGYTISKAYGIELGGASAWAQDTSYNASPDGGLHPATDFRNGTPFPNGYIVPPGSSQGAETLVGSGFGIDQRNRKVPIVQQYTLGFEVQMPFGIVGNLAYLGVHTTRLRASRQINGISAADFAKGHADPNYLDQQVTNPFYGVLPKTVSLGQNPTIQAKYLMVPYPQFDGNLYIYTDASGYSHYNAMLAKMEKRFSHGRAFSNGLSFLGSFTWSRLMSATGLLNNSGAGLVDAKPYYAVDGNDRPWDFAFSGLYGLPIGRGGSFLSNAHGVLGEVVNGWQLDWIFQNSGGTPVGFPNNDIYTCGQYNLRPAQRSYKSYLNNSQSQCFTTFPEYTAVTQLPRTTKLRNPYAQQTSFGLEKKFSITEGTKLQFKAEAFNATNTVIFGGPNTGSPEQAPSRNTSVADPNQPGAWSGYGTVGSTQQNFPRQMQFSLKLLF from the coding sequence GTGGTAGCGCTAACCTATACGCTGCCTGCCTCAGCACAGGAGTATCGCGGCACGATTCAAGGAAACGTGACCGATGCTCAGGGATATGTAGTTGGAGGCGCTGCGGTCGACGCGAAGAGCGAGCAACAGGACTACAAGATCACCTCGAATGCAAAGGGTTATTTCGTGATTCCTTTCGTACAGCCCGGGACCTATACGGTTACGGTGAAGGCAAAGGGATTTCGGACCGAGGTACGGCCGGGATTGATTCTCGACGTGGCACAGAAGATCAACCTTAACGTGGGTCTGACAGCCGGTGGCGTGTCAGACACGGTCACGGTATCGACGAACCCGATCCAGCTGGCGACGACAGATGCTTCTGGCGGAACGGTGATGGATCCGGAAAAGGTGCAGAACCTGCCTCTGAACGGCAGGCAGGTGTATATGCTGTTGTCCTTGACGCCGGGCGTACGATTTACGCAAAACCAGTTTGGCGCGGGCGGCTACTCGGGAACGCGTGGATGGGACACGTCGAATTCGTACTCGATCTCTGGGCAGCCGGGAATTACAAACCAATTTATGTTGAATGGCGCGCCGATCTCGGTGCAGGGCGGCGGACCGGCAGGAACCTGGAACATTTCGCCGAGTATCGACGCAGTGCAGGAGTTCAAAGTGATGACGATCACCTTCGACGCGCAGTATGGGCGTGTGGGCGGTGGCGCGATGAACACGATCCTGAAAAACGGGACGCCTCATTTTCATGGCACGTTATTCGACTACTGGCGGAATTCGCTGTTCGATGCAAATACCTACCAGTTGAATCAGCAGCAGGCAGCCAAGCCGTTTCACAACGAGCATGACTTTGGAGGGACCGTCGGCGGCCCCTTCCTGAAGCACAATGCCTTCTTCTTTTTCAGCTATGAAGGCTATCGCCAGGTGCTGCCGGCAGGCGTCGTCACTACTGTGCCTACAGCGGATATGCTGCCGGATGCCAGCGGAAATGTAAACCTGACAAACTATCTTGCTGCAGTCAACAAGACAGCGATTTACGATCCAAACACAACGACCTGCGTGGTTCCCTCGGGGAACGGTGGTTGCAAGACATATGGCCGAACGGCTTTCCCCAACAATACGATTCCGGCTTCGCGGATCAGTCCCATCGGCTTGAATATCCTCAAGTTGTTTCCTGCGCCGAACAGGCCTGGATATCAGAACAACTATGTCTTCAACGGAAAAGACAGATACAAGTACAACATGCCGATTGCGCGGGTGGACTACAACTTTACAGACCGGACGCGGCTGTATGGCATCTTCGCGTGGTGGGCAGGGCATGAGTACCGGAACTCAAACGGGTTCGCAGGGCCAGCTATTAAGGGCAATATCGACAACTACCGCTCGAGCATAACGCAGGTGCTTGACCTTACGCATACGTTTTCGAACACGCTGGTCTCGGACGTGCGAGCTTCGTTCAACCGCTACTATACGCTTGCTCCGGATGGAGCGTTGTCGGCAGGCGAGGCGAAGCTTTCGGCGGCCGACCTGGGGTTGAATATGCCGCAGTTGCCGACAACGAAGCATGACTACGCGCCGGAGATCAATATCGGCGACGGCTACCCGGGGATCATTGGAAACCAGGGCGATCCAACGATGTTCGAGTCGTACGACCTGGGACCGTCGATTACGCAGACGCTTGGACGGCACACGCTGCACTATGGTGGTGAGTTCTCGCTGTATCACGACGTTTCAGGCGGAAAAGGGCAGGCGAACGGAAACTTCGGGTTTGGCACGGGATTCACGCAGAATAATCCATTCAAGGGCAACAAGGACGGTTCTGCCATCGCCGAGACGCTGATGGGATATGCAAATGGCGGCAGCGTTCACTATGGGATCTCTCCCTATGAGTCGTACAAGTACTATGGATTCTTCGTGCAGGATGACTGGAAGGTGAATGACAAGTTCGCCATCAATGCGGGTCTTCGATGGGACGACGAACTATCGCCAACGGAGCGGCATAATCGACTGTTAGCGGGTGTTTGTCTGACTTGCGCCAATCCGATCTCAAGCCAGATCACCTATCCGGCGGGCAATACGCTGCCCAACGGGGCGACGATGGTCAATCCCATTCTTGGTGCAGTGCAGTTTGCCAGCGATAAACTCCCGGCGTATGACGAACACAGCGCTTACTGGCAACCGAAGCTCGGACTTTCGTTCACCCCGAACCGTTTCATCGTCTTCCATGGGGGATATACCATCTCGAAGGCGTATGGAATCGAACTGGGAGGAGCCTCGGCGTGGGCCCAGGACACAAGCTATAATGCCTCCCCGGATGGCGGTCTGCATCCGGCGACGGACTTCCGCAACGGCACACCGTTCCCGAATGGATATATCGTGCCTCCAGGCAGCTCGCAGGGCGCGGAGACGCTGGTTGGTTCGGGTTTCGGAATCGATCAGCGCAATCGCAAGGTGCCCATCGTGCAGCAATATACTCTTGGGTTCGAGGTGCAGATGCCATTTGGAATCGTGGGTAATCTCGCATATCTCGGAGTGCATACCACCCGGCTTCGCGCGTCCAGGCAGATCAATGGTATAAGTGCAGCCGACTTTGCCAAGGGCCATGCCGACCCGAACTATCTGGACCAGCAGGTGACGAACCCGTTTTATGGGGTGCTGCCAAAGACCGTCTCGCTGGGTCAGAATCCCACCATTCAGGCAAAGTACTTGATGGTGCCGTATCCGCAGTTCGACGGCAACCTGTACATCTACACCGATGCCAGCGGCTACAGCCACTACAACGCCATGCTGGCGAAGATGGAAAAGCGCTTCTCTCATGGGCGCGCTTTCAGCAACGGATTGAGCTTCCTGGGATCGTTTACCTGGTCGCGCCTAATGTCGGCGACTGGCCTTCTGAACAACAGCGGTGCGGGTCTGGTCGATGCCAAACCCTATTACGCGGTCGATGGCAACGATCGTCCGTGGGACTTTGCATTCAGTGGGCTGTACGGTCTGCCAATCGGACGGGGCGGCTCGTTCCTGTCTAACGCGCATGGTGTGCTGGGAGAGGTGGTCAACGGCTGGCAACTGGATTGGATATTCCAGAACAGCGGTGGTACGCCCGTCGGCTTCCCCAACAACGATATCTACACCTGCGGGCAATACAATCTGCGGCCGGCACAACGGTCGTATAAGAGCTACCTCAACAATAGTCAGAGCCAATGCTTCACGACGTTCCCGGAATATACGGCGGTAACGCAGTTGCCGAGGACGACGAAGTTGCGGAATCCATATGCGCAGCAGACGTCGTTTGGACTGGAGAAGAAATTCTCTATCACGGAAGGTACAAAGCTGCAGTTCAAGGCGGAGGCCTTCAACGCTACAAACACGGTAATCTTTGGCGGACCAAACACCGGCTCGCCAGAGCAGGCGCCCTCACGCAATACGAGTGTGGCAGATCCAAACCAGCCAGGAGCGTGGTCGGGCTATGGGACCGTCGGCTCGACGCAACAGAACTTTCCGCGACAGATGCAGTTTTCGCTGAAGCTTCTTTTCTAA
- a CDS encoding alkaline phosphatase family protein has product MLLISPFSRGGLVSSDLFDHTSVLRFLETRFGAEVPNLSAWRRATVGDLTSAFNFGKPDQSIPALPATQPAISQTINGCLASLASTTPYPIPNPQIIPTQETGTAARPSGLC; this is encoded by the coding sequence ATGCTTCTGATCTCACCGTTCAGCAGAGGTGGGCTTGTCTCCTCGGATCTCTTCGATCACACTTCTGTGCTGCGGTTTCTCGAAACGCGTTTCGGCGCCGAAGTTCCCAATCTGAGCGCGTGGCGTCGTGCAACCGTCGGTGATCTCACGAGCGCATTCAACTTCGGAAAACCCGATCAGTCGATTCCTGCTCTGCCGGCTACGCAGCCCGCAATTTCGCAAACCATTAACGGATGTCTCGCGAGCCTTGCCAGCACCACGCCGTATCCAATTCCCAACCCGCAGATCATTCCGACACAGGAAACCGGAACGGCCGCTCGACCAAGTGGTCTGTGCTAG
- a CDS encoding c-type cytochrome: MDQKFKLVFGAMCALFCGLCISNAAFGQNLPDGKGKAEFIHNCTACHRADMVTNARKTQAEWRKSVDDMAARGADGTKQDIDNVYLYLSTNFALDKAAPATAAPSTIPPSTLGAAAALNSSEIEQAKSLITQNDCLACHRIQEQGGYTGPALNSVGARHTPDEIRAAIVSPKPTLDPSNDLVRLTTADGKTLTGRILSQDDHNVQVIDTSGKVTTYSKPELSQFTIIDTNPMPSYEGRITGDDLNDLVRYLGSLPSVDGSVQK, encoded by the coding sequence ATGGACCAAAAATTCAAATTAGTGTTTGGGGCGATGTGTGCGTTATTTTGCGGGCTTTGCATATCCAATGCAGCCTTTGGCCAGAATCTGCCCGACGGCAAGGGTAAGGCAGAGTTCATACACAACTGCACTGCCTGTCATCGCGCGGATATGGTTACCAATGCTAGAAAGACCCAGGCAGAGTGGAGAAAAAGCGTCGACGACATGGCTGCCCGTGGTGCGGATGGCACAAAGCAAGATATAGACAACGTCTACCTCTACCTATCCACAAATTTTGCCCTGGATAAAGCCGCCCCCGCTACGGCAGCACCATCTACGATCCCTCCCTCAACCTTAGGTGCAGCAGCGGCGCTGAACTCCTCAGAGATCGAACAAGCGAAGAGCTTAATTACCCAGAACGACTGTCTCGCATGTCATCGCATACAAGAACAAGGGGGGTATACCGGCCCGGCATTGAACAGTGTAGGAGCGCGGCACACACCTGACGAAATCCGAGCGGCTATCGTCAGCCCAAAGCCAACGCTCGACCCCAGCAACGACCTCGTTCGACTGACCACTGCTGATGGAAAGACGCTTACTGGCCGGATTCTGAGCCAGGACGATCACAACGTGCAAGTGATCGATACGTCAGGAAAAGTAACCACCTATTCCAAGCCAGAACTCAGCCAGTTCACAATCATCGATACCAATCCCATGCCTTCCTATGAAGGAAGAATTACGGGAGACGACCTGAATGATCTGGTACGCTACCTCGGTTCACTTCCATCTGTGGATGGAAGCGTCCAGAAGTGA